A window from Actinomycetospora corticicola encodes these proteins:
- a CDS encoding TerC family protein — protein sequence MGVPLWVWLVTIGVTIAFFVIEFIAHVRTPHEPTMRESTIWSAFYIGLALLFGVGIGTVSGWEFGAEYFAGYLTEKALSVDNLFVFLLVMSAFAVPKAYQQKVLLIGIVIALVMRGGFIAVGAALIENFSWIFYLFGALLLVLAWRQLQHDNEDDAGDNALTRWSRRVLPVTDDFRGDRLFVTEHGKRWVTPLFITVLAIGVVDLIFAVDSIPAIYGLTEEAYIVFTANAFALMGLRQLYFLLGGVLERLIYLAQGLAFILAFIGVKLVLHALHVNELPFINGGEPVLWIPEIPTWLSLVVIAGAIAVATVASLMTTRGKVTDPA from the coding sequence ATGGGCGTCCCGCTCTGGGTCTGGCTCGTCACCATCGGCGTGACGATCGCGTTCTTCGTCATCGAGTTCATCGCGCACGTGCGGACCCCGCACGAGCCGACCATGCGGGAGTCGACCATCTGGTCGGCCTTCTACATCGGCCTCGCGCTGCTCTTCGGCGTCGGGATCGGCACGGTCAGCGGATGGGAGTTCGGAGCGGAGTACTTCGCGGGATACCTCACCGAAAAAGCCCTCTCGGTCGACAACCTGTTCGTGTTCCTGCTGGTGATGAGTGCGTTCGCGGTACCCAAGGCCTACCAGCAGAAGGTGCTGCTGATCGGCATCGTGATCGCACTCGTCATGCGCGGCGGGTTCATCGCCGTCGGCGCGGCTCTCATCGAGAACTTCTCGTGGATCTTCTACCTGTTCGGCGCGCTCCTCCTGGTCCTGGCGTGGCGCCAGCTCCAGCACGACAACGAGGACGACGCCGGCGACAACGCTCTCACCCGCTGGTCCCGGCGAGTCCTGCCCGTCACGGACGACTTCCGCGGCGACCGGCTATTCGTCACAGAACACGGCAAGCGGTGGGTGACGCCGCTGTTCATCACTGTTCTCGCCATCGGCGTCGTCGACCTGATCTTCGCCGTCGACTCGATCCCGGCCATCTACGGCCTCACGGAGGAGGCGTATATCGTCTTCACGGCGAACGCCTTCGCCCTCATGGGACTAAGGCAGCTCTACTTCCTGCTCGGCGGAGTACTGGAACGACTGATCTACCTCGCGCAGGGTTTAGCGTTCATCCTCGCCTTCATCGGCGTGAAACTGGTTCTGCACGCGCTGCACGTCAACGAACTGCCGTTCATCAACGGCGGCGAGCCAGTCCTGTGGATCCCAGAGATCCCGACCTGGCTCTCGCTCGTCGTCATCGCCGGCGCAATCGCAGTAGCAACGGTGGCCAGCTTGATGACGACCCGCGGGAAGGTGACCGACCCGGCCTAG
- a CDS encoding zinc-dependent alcohol dehydrogenase, with amino-acid sequence MYSARTFRVLRPGESAVVDVDLPDPGPDDVVVRTRWSAISRGTELLVYRGGVPAGQAERMRAPFQVGDFPGPVTYGYLAVGVVESGPAELVGRDVFCLHPHQTRFVVPASAVSVVPDDVPAGRAVLTGTVETAVNALWDAGPRVGDRIAVVGAGMVGCSVAALLATIPGVRVELVDVDASRASVAAALGVGFAAPADALGDCDLVFHTSATSAGLARSLELLGVEGEVIEMSWYGDREVSVPLGEGFHAGRLAVRSSQVGMVSGARRARRTYADRMALALRLLADDRFEAIVTDTVPFETLPETMARLAAGAPGLAVRVDYGGA; translated from the coding sequence CTGTACTCCGCACGCACCTTTCGCGTACTCCGTCCCGGCGAGTCCGCGGTGGTCGACGTCGACCTCCCGGACCCCGGTCCCGACGACGTGGTGGTGCGGACGCGCTGGTCGGCCATCAGCCGCGGGACGGAGCTGCTCGTGTACCGGGGCGGGGTGCCGGCCGGGCAGGCCGAGCGGATGCGGGCGCCGTTCCAGGTGGGCGACTTCCCCGGGCCGGTGACCTACGGCTACCTCGCCGTGGGCGTGGTGGAGTCGGGCCCGGCGGAGCTCGTCGGGCGCGACGTGTTCTGCCTGCACCCGCACCAGACGCGGTTCGTGGTGCCGGCGTCGGCGGTGTCGGTGGTCCCGGACGACGTACCCGCGGGGCGGGCGGTGCTGACGGGGACGGTCGAGACCGCGGTGAACGCGCTGTGGGACGCCGGACCGCGGGTCGGCGACCGGATCGCCGTCGTCGGGGCCGGGATGGTCGGGTGCTCGGTCGCGGCGCTGCTGGCGACGATCCCGGGCGTGCGGGTGGAGCTGGTCGACGTCGACGCGTCGCGGGCGTCCGTGGCGGCGGCGCTCGGCGTCGGGTTCGCGGCCCCGGCGGACGCGCTCGGCGACTGCGACCTGGTGTTCCACACGAGCGCCACGTCCGCCGGCCTCGCCCGGTCGCTGGAACTCCTCGGCGTCGAGGGCGAGGTGATCGAGATGTCCTGGTACGGCGACCGTGAGGTGTCGGTGCCGCTCGGCGAGGGCTTCCACGCGGGGCGGCTGGCCGTCCGGTCGAGCCAGGTCGGGATGGTCTCGGGCGCCCGGCGGGCCCGGCGCACCTACGCCGACCGGATGGCGCTCGCGCTGCGGCTGCTCGCCGACGACCGGTTCGAGGCGATCGTCACCGACACCGTGCCCTTCGAGACGTTGCCGGAGACCATGGCGCGGCTCGCCGCCGGGGCACCCGGGCTCGCGGTGCGGGTCGACTACGGAGGAGCCTGA
- a CDS encoding tyrosine-type recombinase/integrase, which yields MTAAELPEVVSDDELGAVVEVRDELTARAESYARGARAANTWSAYERQWRRFEAWCAAVGERALPADPLTVARFVADLASVWRPATPADPSSSVIAGQVCEREGLRPGTLSGYLAAISVVHQTAQLDNPVQAEAVRRTITGIRRHPGVAPTRRRAAARREPLVEVLRLLKPEELLADARDHALLLVGWKAALRTDDLARLHMSDLHASEQGLSVHLSRSKTDQHGTGATIGIAAPSPEVSAGEGSGESTLLDAGAAWTRWRDLLGSHGITDGPAWRGIDRYGRRPRAGGLHRNSIAEIIKRRAHAAGLEDADLWGGHSLRRGFATEAIAAGVPERDVQRHGRWRSRASMDPYIDAARTFDPTNPTHWLV from the coding sequence GTGACCGCCGCGGAGCTCCCTGAGGTCGTTTCCGACGACGAGCTCGGTGCCGTCGTCGAGGTGCGCGACGAGCTGACCGCGCGGGCCGAGTCCTACGCCCGCGGCGCCCGGGCGGCGAACACCTGGTCGGCGTACGAGCGGCAGTGGCGCCGCTTCGAGGCCTGGTGCGCGGCGGTGGGGGAGCGGGCGCTGCCGGCGGACCCGTTGACGGTTGCCCGCTTCGTCGCCGACCTCGCCTCGGTCTGGCGCCCGGCCACCCCGGCCGACCCGTCGAGTTCGGTGATCGCCGGGCAGGTGTGCGAGCGGGAGGGCCTGCGACCAGGCACGTTGTCCGGCTACCTGGCAGCGATCTCGGTGGTCCACCAGACCGCGCAGCTCGACAACCCGGTCCAGGCCGAAGCTGTCCGGCGCACCATCACCGGCATCCGCCGTCATCCCGGCGTCGCGCCGACCCGCCGCCGGGCTGCTGCCCGTCGCGAGCCGCTGGTCGAGGTCCTGCGGTTGTTGAAGCCGGAGGAGTTGCTGGCGGACGCCCGGGACCACGCGCTGCTGCTGGTCGGGTGGAAGGCGGCGCTGCGGACCGACGACCTCGCCCGGCTGCACATGTCCGACCTGCACGCCTCCGAGCAGGGCCTCTCGGTGCACCTATCCCGCTCTAAGACCGACCAGCACGGCACCGGCGCCACCATCGGCATCGCCGCACCCTCACCAGAAGTCAGCGCGGGGGAGGGGAGTGGCGAATCGACGCTGCTCGACGCCGGTGCCGCCTGGACCCGTTGGCGCGATCTGCTCGGCTCCCACGGCATCACGGACGGCCCCGCCTGGCGCGGGATCGATCGCTACGGCCGCCGCCCCCGCGCCGGTGGACTGCACCGCAACTCGATCGCCGAGATCATCAAACGGCGCGCCCACGCCGCCGGGCTCGAGGACGCCGACCTGTGGGGCGGACACAGCCTGCGGCGCGGGTTCGCCACCGAAGCCATCGCCGCCGGGGTTCCCGAACGCGACGTCCAACGCCACGGCCGCTGGCGCTCCCGCGCCTCCATGGACCCCTACATCGACGCCGCTCGCACCTTCGACCCCACCAACCCCACCCACTGGCTCGTTTGA
- a CDS encoding glycosyltransferase encodes MTVHVVVPDDVDTVPSGGNVYDRRVLEVSGWRALRVPVGDGPALGAALAAVPDGGSVLVDGLVGSRFPEVLAPHAARLRVVPLVHLPLADERGLSPARARELRALETATLGHATAVAATSRWTATRLGAFGVDPAAVVVAPPGADPACAAPGSAVTGARPHLLCLGALTPTKGQDLLVEALAAVRDRDWTCSLVGPVDRDPGFVVRLRARVVAHGLADQVTVRGPLVGGRLDAVWAATDLLVVPSRTETFGMVVTESLARGIPVLAADVGGIREAGPTVLVPAENVGALAGTLRDWLVDPVRRSGWTLSASARRGRLQSWITTVHRLRPAVEPGPGPA; translated from the coding sequence GTGACGGTGCACGTCGTCGTCCCGGACGACGTCGACACGGTCCCCAGCGGCGGCAACGTCTACGACCGCCGGGTCCTCGAGGTGTCCGGGTGGCGGGCGCTGCGGGTGCCGGTCGGGGACGGTCCGGCGCTGGGTGCGGCTCTCGCGGCGGTTCCCGACGGCGGGTCGGTGCTGGTCGACGGGCTCGTCGGCAGCCGCTTCCCGGAGGTGCTCGCACCGCACGCGGCCCGCCTGCGCGTCGTCCCGCTCGTGCACCTGCCGCTGGCCGACGAGCGCGGACTCTCCCCCGCCCGGGCCCGCGAGCTGCGCGCGCTCGAGACCGCGACCCTCGGCCACGCCACCGCCGTGGCCGCAACGAGCCGGTGGACGGCGACGCGACTCGGGGCCTTCGGCGTGGACCCCGCGGCGGTGGTCGTGGCACCGCCGGGCGCCGATCCCGCGTGCGCCGCGCCCGGATCGGCGGTGACCGGCGCGCGGCCCCACCTGCTGTGTCTCGGTGCGCTCACCCCGACCAAGGGACAGGACCTGCTCGTCGAGGCCCTCGCCGCGGTGCGGGACCGGGACTGGACGTGCTCCCTGGTCGGGCCGGTCGACCGCGACCCGGGGTTCGTCGTCCGGCTGCGGGCGCGGGTGGTCGCGCACGGGCTGGCCGACCAGGTCACGGTGCGGGGGCCGCTCGTCGGCGGTCGCCTCGACGCGGTGTGGGCGGCGACCGATCTGCTGGTGGTGCCGTCGCGGACCGAGACGTTCGGGATGGTGGTGACGGAGTCGCTCGCCCGGGGCATCCCGGTCCTGGCGGCCGACGTCGGCGGGATCCGCGAGGCGGGACCGACCGTCTTAGTGCCCGCTGAGAACGTTGGTGCGCTCGCCGGAACCCTGCGGGACTGGCTGGTGGACCCGGTGCGCCGGTCCGGGTGGACGCTCTCAGCGTCCGCGCGTCGGGGCAGGCTGCAGTCGTGGATCACGACCGTGCACCGGCTGCGCCCGGCGGTGGAACCCGGGCCAGGGCCCGCCTGA
- a CDS encoding LapA family protein, with amino-acid sequence MNRSIEAEPRESSRIAGGGTNRVLSLVGTHWLPLLLAVVVAFFIGQNRDRISIHLFWIQLQAPLWCVLAITGLVGALIATLVAAQRAWRRRTARSAPRS; translated from the coding sequence ATGAACCGGTCGATCGAAGCAGAACCCCGGGAGAGCAGCCGAATCGCCGGCGGCGGAACGAACCGTGTGCTCTCCCTGGTGGGGACACACTGGTTACCGCTACTCCTGGCCGTCGTCGTGGCGTTCTTCATCGGGCAGAACCGCGACCGAATCTCGATCCACCTGTTCTGGATTCAGCTGCAGGCGCCCCTGTGGTGCGTCCTGGCGATCACCGGACTCGTCGGGGCACTGATCGCGACACTCGTCGCAGCCCAGCGGGCCTGGCGACGTCGCACGGCGCGATCAGCACCCAGGAGTTAG
- a CDS encoding S1C family serine protease, with amino-acid sequence MLAATACSSAATPAAAPAESDVVQTVAAQVDPSAVTILTDGGNGSGVVFDADGLIVTNEHVVRGRTDVEVAFVDGQRVAGTVRATDPVTDIALVQAQRRGLPAARFEPAPPVVGSLAIVIGSPLGFENSVTAGVISGLHREVPGSAAYGQSLVDLIQTDAAISPGNSGGALVNPAGAVTGISLAYIPPQSGAVSIGFAIPAATVLDVVDQLQRTGRATHAFAGLAPAAITQQMVDRLGLPDTNGVITAGVVPGGPAARAGIRAGDIIRSVNGTPVTTPESFQAALRTRQPGESATLGIRGIDGQERNVTITLTDRPAVSG; translated from the coding sequence GTGCTCGCCGCGACGGCGTGCTCTTCGGCCGCCACACCAGCCGCGGCGCCGGCTGAGTCGGATGTCGTGCAGACCGTGGCCGCACAGGTCGACCCGAGTGCCGTCACCATCCTGACCGACGGCGGCAACGGTAGCGGCGTGGTGTTCGACGCGGACGGACTGATCGTGACGAACGAGCACGTGGTTCGCGGACGCACCGACGTCGAGGTCGCGTTCGTCGACGGGCAGCGCGTGGCGGGAACGGTGCGCGCGACCGACCCGGTCACCGACATCGCACTGGTTCAGGCGCAACGGCGAGGTCTACCGGCCGCTCGCTTCGAGCCGGCGCCGCCGGTGGTCGGGAGCCTGGCGATCGTGATCGGCAGTCCCCTGGGCTTCGAGAACAGCGTCACCGCGGGAGTCATCTCGGGGCTGCACCGAGAGGTCCCCGGCAGTGCCGCATACGGCCAGTCACTCGTCGATCTCATCCAGACCGACGCCGCGATCAGCCCAGGCAACAGCGGGGGCGCGCTGGTCAACCCGGCCGGCGCGGTCACCGGTATCAGCCTGGCCTACATCCCGCCGCAGTCCGGGGCGGTATCCATCGGGTTCGCCATTCCCGCAGCCACCGTGCTCGACGTCGTCGACCAGTTGCAGCGCACCGGCCGCGCCACCCATGCCTTCGCCGGGCTCGCGCCGGCGGCCATCACCCAGCAGATGGTCGATCGGCTCGGACTGCCCGACACCAACGGCGTGATCACCGCCGGGGTCGTGCCCGGAGGCCCGGCCGCCAGGGCCGGGATCCGCGCCGGCGACATCATCCGCAGCGTGAACGGCACCCCCGTCACGACACCGGAGAGCTTCCAGGCGGCACTCCGGACGCGACAGCCGGGCGAGTCGGCGACCCTGGGCATTCGAGGGATCGACGGACAAGAACGCAACGTCACCATCACCCTCACCGACCGACCCGCTGTCAGCGGCTGA
- a CDS encoding alkyl sulfatase dimerization domain-containing protein encodes MTELDDANDSDFADADRGFLGTLDDPVVTAADGHVVWDCSKFDFITGDAPDTANPSLWRQGKLTAKHGLYELTEGVYQVRGLDLSNISLVETDTGVIVIDALTSNETAAAALALYRKHRGDRPVKALIITHSHVDHYGGTAGLVDADTPIYAPAGFLEHAVSENIYAGPAMGRRANYIYAAGLPAEPAGQIGVGLGISISNGTISLHAPTIDVTHTGQEALIDGVRVVFQVTPGTEAPAEMNFFFPDHRALCMAENATHTLHQILTLRGAEVRDARAWSRYLGEALRLFGADTDVVFASHHWPTWGTDRITTYLRQQRDIYAYMHDQTLRRMNQGQIGTEIAEEFTLPPALERVWNVRGYYGSFSHNVKGIYQRYLGWYDGNPAHLWSYPPEQEATRYVEFMGGAEQVLEKARKSLADGDLRWTATVTSHVVFADPDNTEGRELLAAALEKLGHGAENALWRNIYLRGAQELRDPPAVRAPEFASREVLAALTVEQMFNSLGARIDGPRAAEAQVCIDWVFTDLGRTYRTELSHGALIHDDAGYGSSEPGLTITLTKSQLITVISTGTLDSLPFEGDPGVVKTLLSLLDSVDHQFPLVLP; translated from the coding sequence GTGACCGAGCTCGACGACGCCAACGACAGCGACTTCGCCGACGCGGACCGGGGCTTCCTCGGGACGCTGGACGACCCCGTCGTCACCGCGGCCGACGGACACGTGGTCTGGGACTGTTCCAAGTTCGACTTCATCACCGGCGACGCCCCCGACACGGCGAACCCGAGCCTGTGGCGCCAGGGCAAGCTCACCGCCAAGCACGGTCTCTACGAGCTGACCGAGGGCGTCTACCAGGTGCGTGGCCTCGACCTCTCCAACATCTCCCTCGTCGAGACCGACACCGGGGTCATCGTCATCGACGCCCTCACCTCCAACGAGACCGCAGCAGCGGCCCTGGCGCTGTACCGCAAGCACCGCGGCGACCGACCGGTGAAGGCGCTCATCATCACGCACTCACACGTCGACCACTACGGCGGCACCGCCGGCCTCGTCGACGCCGACACCCCGATCTACGCCCCCGCCGGCTTCCTCGAGCACGCGGTGTCGGAGAACATCTACGCCGGCCCGGCGATGGGTCGTCGGGCCAACTACATCTACGCCGCGGGCCTCCCGGCCGAGCCGGCCGGCCAGATCGGCGTCGGGCTGGGCATCAGCATCTCCAACGGCACGATCTCGCTGCACGCCCCGACCATTGACGTCACCCACACCGGCCAGGAAGCCCTCATCGACGGCGTCCGGGTCGTCTTCCAGGTCACCCCGGGCACCGAGGCCCCCGCCGAGATGAACTTCTTCTTCCCCGATCATCGCGCGCTCTGCATGGCGGAGAACGCCACTCACACCCTCCACCAGATCCTGACCCTCCGCGGGGCCGAAGTACGGGACGCCCGCGCCTGGTCGCGATACCTCGGGGAGGCGCTGCGTCTGTTCGGCGCCGACACCGACGTGGTGTTCGCCTCCCACCACTGGCCCACGTGGGGAACAGACCGGATCACCACCTACCTCCGCCAGCAGCGCGACATCTACGCCTACATGCACGACCAGACCCTGCGGCGCATGAATCAGGGGCAGATCGGCACCGAGATCGCCGAAGAGTTCACCCTTCCCCCGGCGCTCGAGCGGGTCTGGAACGTCCGCGGCTACTACGGGTCGTTCAGCCACAACGTGAAAGGCATCTACCAGCGCTATCTCGGCTGGTACGACGGCAACCCGGCCCACCTGTGGTCGTATCCGCCGGAGCAGGAGGCGACCCGCTACGTCGAGTTCATGGGCGGCGCGGAACAGGTCCTGGAGAAAGCACGCAAGTCGCTCGCCGACGGCGACCTGCGCTGGACCGCCACCGTCACCAGCCACGTCGTGTTCGCCGACCCGGACAACACCGAGGGCCGCGAGCTGCTCGCCGCCGCCCTGGAGAAGCTCGGCCACGGCGCTGAGAACGCGCTGTGGCGCAACATCTATCTACGAGGCGCCCAGGAGCTGCGCGACCCGCCCGCCGTGCGGGCCCCCGAGTTCGCGTCGCGCGAGGTCCTGGCCGCCCTCACGGTGGAGCAGATGTTCAACTCGCTCGGCGCCCGGATCGACGGTCCCCGCGCAGCGGAGGCCCAGGTCTGCATCGACTGGGTCTTCACCGACCTCGGACGCACCTACCGCACCGAGCTCTCCCACGGCGCGCTCATCCACGACGACGCCGGCTACGGAAGCAGCGAGCCAGGCCTGACGATCACACTGACCAAATCGCAGCTGATCACCGTCATCAGCACCGGCACACTCGACTCGCTGCCATTCGAAGGCGACCCCGGTGTCGTGAAGACACTCCTGAGCCTGCTCGACAGCGTCGATCATCAGTTCCCGCTCGTCCTGCCCTGA
- a CDS encoding CDP-alcohol phosphatidyltransferase family protein, with protein sequence MAGRDATPARAQRVLHPPLALQLPTAGAVGLGLLAVLRTTAGLGGVGLLGGLLVLVLGLAMLARSGARSLGPAGTVTLLRLVLVAGVTALAVQHLAGRLIPTAVLVGLAVTALALDAVDGWVARRTDTCTDLGARFDMETDAFLLLLLAVHVAADLGPWVLLVGGMRYLFVAAGWVWPWLRGELPTRYSAKVVAALQGVALVVASTRLLPGWAETVLVGGALAALVWSFGVSVEYLARHPRPTERASPVVGKDFSWWRGLATGLAVLVLTVALVAPRDPSALVWGSYLRLPIEGIAGLALLLLLPDRWRRPLALVAGVAIGLGAVLTAFDVGFVSVLARPFDPILDSPLISDGVGFVGSTYGPAAEVAAVVGAVVLAVVLVGGVGLAARRVAGAAARHRRGSLRVLAALGGVWLVGAVAGLTAAPGVPVAAATTAAAAVDRVDRTRTALADAQRFRAEAGTDAWAATPGPDLLGALRGKDVVVAVVESYGRSALTDPGLAGTVDPALDAGQARLDGAGYGARSGFLTSSVVGSGSWLAHATLLSGLRVDNQQRYLTLTSSDRFTLSAAFARAGWETVAMQPGTTRAWPEGRFYGYQRAYSVHDLGYRGPSFGWASMPDQVVLDRLSRMELDRADRGPVMAEVDLVSSHAPWTPLPRMVDWDAIGDGSVFRGQSVPGAVGRNDAQVRADYAHSVAYTMDALTSWVQRSADPNLVVVVVGDHQPALTVTGRGAGRDVPLSVLSRDPAVLERVGAWGFTPGLRPATDAPTWPMEAFRDRFLGAFSGPPAQ encoded by the coding sequence ATGGCCGGTCGAGACGCGACCCCCGCGCGAGCGCAGCGGGTCCTGCACCCCCCGCTCGCCCTCCAGCTCCCGACGGCGGGTGCGGTCGGGCTGGGGCTGCTCGCGGTCCTGCGCACGACGGCCGGTCTGGGCGGCGTCGGGCTCCTCGGGGGGCTCCTCGTGCTGGTCCTCGGCCTCGCGATGCTGGCGCGCAGTGGGGCCCGCTCGCTCGGCCCGGCGGGCACCGTCACGCTGCTCCGGCTGGTCCTCGTCGCCGGAGTGACTGCCCTCGCGGTGCAGCACCTCGCGGGCCGGCTGATCCCGACCGCCGTCCTCGTCGGGCTCGCCGTCACCGCCCTCGCCCTCGACGCGGTCGACGGGTGGGTCGCGCGCCGCACCGACACCTGCACCGACCTCGGCGCGCGGTTCGACATGGAGACCGACGCGTTCCTGCTGCTCCTGCTCGCGGTGCACGTCGCGGCCGACCTCGGGCCGTGGGTGCTGCTGGTCGGCGGGATGCGCTACCTGTTCGTCGCCGCCGGTTGGGTGTGGCCGTGGCTGCGCGGGGAGCTCCCGACCCGGTACTCGGCCAAGGTCGTCGCGGCCCTGCAGGGCGTCGCGCTCGTGGTCGCGAGCACCCGTCTCCTGCCGGGCTGGGCGGAGACGGTGCTGGTCGGCGGCGCGCTCGCGGCGCTGGTGTGGTCGTTCGGGGTGTCGGTCGAGTACCTGGCGCGCCACCCGCGACCGACCGAACGCGCCAGTCCCGTCGTCGGGAAGGACTTCTCGTGGTGGCGGGGGCTGGCGACCGGGCTGGCCGTGCTGGTGCTGACGGTCGCACTCGTGGCCCCGCGGGACCCGTCGGCGCTGGTGTGGGGCTCCTACCTGCGGCTGCCGATCGAGGGGATCGCCGGGCTCGCGCTGCTGCTGCTCCTGCCCGACCGGTGGCGTCGGCCGCTCGCCCTCGTGGCGGGGGTCGCGATCGGGCTGGGTGCGGTGCTCACCGCGTTCGACGTCGGGTTCGTCTCGGTCCTGGCCCGCCCGTTCGACCCGATCCTCGACAGCCCGCTGATCTCCGACGGCGTCGGCTTCGTCGGCTCGACCTACGGTCCGGCGGCCGAGGTCGCGGCGGTGGTGGGCGCGGTGGTCCTCGCCGTGGTGCTCGTCGGGGGCGTCGGGCTCGCCGCGCGGCGGGTCGCGGGCGCCGCGGCCCGGCACCGGCGGGGGTCGCTGCGCGTGCTGGCGGCGCTCGGCGGGGTGTGGCTCGTCGGCGCGGTCGCGGGGCTCACCGCGGCGCCGGGGGTCCCGGTCGCGGCGGCGACCACGGCGGCCGCGGCGGTCGACCGCGTCGACCGGACCCGGACCGCGCTCGCCGACGCCCAGCGGTTCCGGGCCGAGGCGGGCACCGACGCCTGGGCCGCGACGCCGGGGCCGGACCTGCTCGGCGCGCTGCGCGGCAAGGACGTCGTCGTCGCCGTGGTGGAGAGCTACGGCCGCTCGGCGCTCACCGACCCGGGCCTCGCGGGCACGGTCGACCCCGCCCTGGACGCTGGCCAGGCCCGGCTCGACGGGGCGGGCTACGGCGCCCGCAGCGGCTTCCTGACGTCGAGCGTGGTCGGCTCGGGCAGCTGGCTCGCGCACGCGACCCTGCTGTCGGGGCTGCGGGTGGACAACCAGCAGCGCTACCTCACGCTGACGTCCTCGGACCGGTTCACGCTGTCCGCCGCCTTCGCGCGGGCGGGGTGGGAGACGGTCGCGATGCAGCCGGGCACCACCCGGGCCTGGCCGGAGGGCCGGTTCTACGGCTACCAGCGGGCGTACTCCGTGCACGACCTCGGCTACCGCGGGCCGTCGTTCGGCTGGGCGTCGATGCCCGACCAGGTCGTCCTGGACCGGCTCTCGCGGATGGAGCTCGACCGGGCCGACCGCGGGCCGGTGATGGCCGAGGTCGACCTCGTGTCGAGCCACGCGCCGTGGACGCCGCTGCCGCGGATGGTCGACTGGGACGCGATCGGCGACGGCTCGGTGTTCCGGGGGCAGTCCGTCCCCGGCGCCGTGGGGCGCAACGACGCGCAGGTCCGTGCGGACTACGCGCACTCGGTGGCCTACACGATGGACGCCCTCACCTCGTGGGTGCAGCGCTCGGCCGACCCGAACCTCGTCGTCGTCGTGGTGGGCGACCACCAGCCGGCGCTCACGGTCACCGGGCGCGGTGCCGGGCGGGACGTCCCGCTGTCGGTGCTCAGCCGCGACCCGGCGGTCCTCGAGCGGGTCGGTGCCTGGGGGTTCACGCCCGGCCTGCGTCCGGCGACGGACGCCCCGACGTGGCCGATGGAGGCCTTCCGCGACCGGTTCCTCGGGGCGTTCTCGGGGCCGCCGGCACAGTGA
- a CDS encoding 6-pyruvoyl trahydropterin synthase family protein, with protein sequence MFSVTVRDHVMVAHSFRGEVFGPAQALHGATFVVDATFRRPELDADNIVVDIGLATTALGSALEDLRYRNLDEVEAFGGENTTTEFLARVIADRLAAAIHGGELGEGAKAIATIAVELHESHVARAGYERAL encoded by the coding sequence ATGTTCTCGGTGACGGTCCGCGACCACGTGATGGTCGCCCACAGCTTCCGCGGCGAGGTGTTCGGCCCGGCGCAGGCGCTGCACGGCGCGACCTTCGTCGTCGACGCCACGTTCCGCCGTCCCGAGCTCGACGCCGACAACATCGTCGTCGACATCGGCCTCGCCACCACCGCGCTCGGCTCTGCCCTCGAGGACCTGCGCTACCGCAACCTCGACGAGGTCGAGGCCTTCGGCGGCGAGAACACGACGACGGAGTTCCTGGCGCGGGTGATCGCCGACCGCCTCGCCGCCGCGATCCACGGCGGTGAGCTCGGCGAGGGAGCCAAGGCGATCGCGACGATCGCGGTGGAGCTGCACGAGTCGCACGTCGCACGGGCGGGCTACGAGCGGGCCCTGTGA